From the Octadecabacter antarcticus 307 genome, one window contains:
- a CDS encoding YcbK family protein, translating to MMDKIASSISRRGFLGAFAATAVIAAPTYSNAAGFLRGGGDIRRLKMYSGRTGESIDTIYWIEGDYIPEAMTEMNRFFRDWRNGQTLQIDTRTIDIAAATQNLLDSSQPYTLISGYRSPQTNAMLRSNSSGVARNSLHLQGQAADLRMQGRSVSQMARAAASCNAGGVGRYSGSNFIHIDCGAVRSWGS from the coding sequence ATGATGGATAAAATTGCTTCGAGCATTTCTCGGCGTGGCTTTCTGGGTGCCTTTGCGGCAACCGCAGTCATCGCCGCCCCAACGTATTCGAACGCCGCGGGTTTTTTGCGCGGCGGTGGCGACATCCGGCGGTTGAAAATGTATTCCGGTCGCACTGGCGAAAGCATTGACACGATTTACTGGATTGAGGGCGACTACATTCCAGAAGCCATGACCGAAATGAACCGGTTCTTCCGCGATTGGCGCAATGGCCAGACCCTGCAGATTGATACCCGTACAATTGACATCGCGGCCGCGACACAAAATCTATTGGACAGCAGCCAACCCTATACATTGATTTCTGGCTACCGTTCACCGCAAACAAACGCGATGTTGCGGTCTAATTCTTCCGGTGTTGCGCGCAACTCGCTGCACCTTCAAGGTCAAGCCGCTGATTTGCGCATGCAGGGCCGTTCGGTCAGTCAAATGGCACGTGCAGCCGCAAGCTGTAATGCTGGTGGTGTTGGCCGCTATTCCGGTTCAAATTTCATACATATTGATTGTGGTGCCGTGCGCAGTTGGGGCAGCTGA